In Anaerobacillus isosaccharinicus, one genomic interval encodes:
- a CDS encoding C-terminal binding protein, whose translation MFKVVVTDYEYKSLATEQEVLKTIGVELTTAQCRTEEDVIEACKDADGLLNQYAPITRKVIENLKNCKVIARYGVGVNTIDVAAATEKGIIVSNVTDYCIDEVSDHAFALLMSAARKVVRLNQAVKEGVWDFNVGVPIYRLRGRVLGLVGFGQIPQALAKKAQAFGLQVVAFDPFVHEELAKQLNVQLVSLEELCKQADYISVHAPLNEKTTGMITTAQFNVMKQEAFIINTARGPVIDEKALIKALQEGKIAGAAMDVVEKEPIQKDNPLLKMDNVILNPHIGWYSEEAQEELKRKTAQNVVDVLSGYYPKYFVNHSLKEQLELK comes from the coding sequence ATGTTTAAAGTAGTAGTGACCGATTATGAATATAAAAGCTTAGCTACTGAACAAGAAGTACTTAAAACAATTGGAGTAGAATTAACTACAGCCCAGTGTCGGACAGAGGAAGACGTCATTGAAGCGTGTAAAGACGCAGATGGGTTATTAAATCAATATGCACCGATTACAAGAAAGGTTATAGAGAACCTTAAGAACTGTAAAGTTATCGCCCGCTATGGAGTGGGAGTGAACACCATTGACGTTGCTGCAGCGACTGAAAAAGGAATTATTGTTAGTAATGTAACAGACTATTGTATAGATGAAGTTTCAGATCATGCGTTTGCCCTCTTAATGAGCGCAGCAAGAAAAGTAGTTCGCTTAAATCAAGCAGTAAAAGAAGGGGTATGGGATTTTAATGTAGGCGTTCCAATCTATCGTTTAAGAGGAAGAGTGTTGGGCTTAGTTGGGTTCGGTCAAATTCCGCAAGCATTGGCAAAAAAAGCTCAAGCCTTTGGTTTACAAGTAGTTGCGTTCGATCCGTTTGTTCATGAAGAATTGGCCAAGCAACTAAACGTTCAATTAGTAAGCTTAGAAGAGCTTTGTAAACAAGCAGATTATATTTCCGTTCATGCTCCACTTAACGAGAAAACAACTGGAATGATTACTACTGCCCAATTTAATGTAATGAAACAAGAAGCATTTATTATAAATACTGCAAGAGGTCCTGTTATTGATGAGAAAGCCTTAATTAAAGCGCTACAAGAAGGGAAAATTGCAGGGGCGGCAATGGACGTTGTCGAAAAAGAACCGATACAAAAAGACAATCCGCTCCTTAAAATGGATAATGTTATCCTTAATCCACATATCGGATGGTACTCAGAAGAAGCGCAAGAGGAACTGAAGCGCAAAACAGCTCAAAATGTCGTTGATGTATTAAGTGGATATTATCCTAAGTATTTTGTTAATCACTCCTTAAAAGAACAGTTGGAACTTAAATAA
- a CDS encoding sodium-dependent transporter — protein sequence MDQLNSNREQWGSRLGFILAAMGSAVGLGNIWRFSYVTGENGGAAFLLVYLLCIIAIGIPIIMAEFTIGRKAQSDAVGSFEKLAPGKPWILAGFMGVASAFIILSFYGVIAGWTVKYFFSYLTGGFSVQNDEAYADVFVGFITSTYEPLFWQFAFMAITVGIVFVGVKKGIEATNKILMPLLAILVVILAGYSLSLGGASEALSFLFTPDWSKLADPNVYLAALGQAFFSLSLGMGALITYGSYLSKKEQLPGAALGVAALDTGFAIIAGLMIFPAVFAFGIEPGFGPGLVFITLPGIFDSIAFGTLFGLAFFFLLAAAALSSAVSLLEVAVAYFIRKFSWSRQKASLIVGGIIFLLGIPSSLGIGPLSDITFFGKDILDSMDFIASNILLPLGGLIIALFMGWGWKKTDALAESDFGDTAIGHAWIFTLRYFAPIAIFLIFLASTGLLDLIKSLFS from the coding sequence ATGGATCAATTAAATTCAAATCGAGAACAATGGGGATCACGCTTAGGTTTTATTTTAGCAGCGATGGGCTCCGCAGTAGGTTTAGGTAACATTTGGCGCTTCTCATATGTTACCGGAGAAAATGGAGGAGCTGCATTTTTACTCGTCTATCTTCTATGTATCATCGCAATAGGTATTCCAATCATTATGGCTGAGTTCACAATTGGTCGAAAAGCTCAAAGCGACGCTGTCGGATCTTTTGAGAAACTTGCACCGGGGAAACCTTGGATACTAGCCGGGTTCATGGGGGTTGCCTCTGCATTTATTATTCTATCTTTCTATGGAGTTATCGCAGGTTGGACAGTTAAGTATTTCTTTAGTTATTTAACAGGTGGATTTTCAGTTCAAAATGATGAAGCTTATGCGGATGTCTTTGTTGGTTTTATTACAAGTACGTATGAGCCGCTATTCTGGCAATTTGCGTTCATGGCAATTACAGTCGGAATTGTTTTTGTAGGAGTTAAAAAAGGAATTGAAGCTACAAACAAAATCTTAATGCCATTATTAGCTATTTTAGTTGTTATTCTTGCAGGTTATAGTTTATCCTTAGGTGGAGCAAGTGAAGCACTTTCATTCTTATTTACTCCAGACTGGAGTAAACTAGCAGATCCAAATGTTTATTTAGCAGCACTTGGTCAAGCGTTCTTCTCTTTAAGTCTTGGGATGGGTGCTTTAATCACTTACGGAAGTTATTTATCTAAAAAAGAACAATTACCTGGTGCAGCTCTTGGTGTTGCCGCTTTAGATACTGGATTTGCGATCATTGCTGGTCTAATGATTTTCCCAGCAGTATTTGCTTTTGGGATTGAGCCTGGGTTTGGTCCCGGACTAGTATTTATTACATTACCAGGTATTTTTGATAGCATTGCTTTTGGAACATTATTTGGCTTAGCCTTTTTCTTCTTATTAGCTGCAGCTGCTTTATCATCTGCTGTTTCATTATTAGAAGTTGCAGTTGCTTACTTTATTCGAAAGTTTAGCTGGTCACGTCAAAAGGCATCTCTAATTGTTGGAGGGATTATTTTCCTATTAGGAATTCCTTCATCTTTAGGTATCGGCCCATTATCAGACATCACGTTCTTTGGAAAAGATATTCTTGATAGCATGGACTTTATCGCTTCAAATATTTTACTTCCATTAGGTGGTTTAATTATTGCCTTATTTATGGGTTGGGGCTGGAAGAAAACTGACGCTCTTGCAGAATCAGACTTTGGCGATACGGCTATAGGTCATGCGTGGATTTTCACATTACGATATTTCGCTCCAATTGCGATTTTCCTTATCTTCTTGGCGTCAACTGGGCTTTTGGATTTAATTAAAAGTCTATTCTCATAA
- a CDS encoding AEC family transporter produces the protein MEIFFQVVLPVILVFLFGYLVQIWKRLDIKSISTVAIYVMTPCLVFRVFYSAELDMQYFYMVIFSAILLISIIVINVIYAKIRKYNQSVESGLILSTAFMNSGNYGAPIILFAYGEIGFAYSVSFLVLQAIIMNFFGVYYAARGKATIGVAIKSVFEMPATYAVIIALLLKSLQLEIPSNLFQTIDIIADATIPTVMIILGMQLANIKWTKFEWGHISYGVIVRLILSPVIAYLITLLFPFDPLLAKVLIVSAAMPSAATIVMYAVQFNAQPRLVSAITLMTTLVSIFTITILLAILG, from the coding sequence ATGGAAATTTTCTTTCAAGTAGTACTACCTGTGATCTTAGTGTTTTTATTCGGTTACTTAGTTCAAATTTGGAAAAGGCTCGACATTAAATCGATATCAACCGTAGCCATTTACGTCATGACACCATGCTTAGTTTTCCGTGTTTTTTATTCAGCTGAATTAGATATGCAATATTTCTATATGGTTATTTTTTCTGCTATTTTATTAATTTCGATTATAGTCATCAATGTGATTTATGCAAAAATACGAAAGTATAACCAATCCGTTGAGAGTGGTCTTATCCTTTCTACTGCTTTTATGAATTCTGGAAACTACGGGGCACCAATTATTTTATTTGCTTATGGAGAAATCGGTTTTGCCTATTCGGTATCATTTTTAGTTTTGCAAGCCATTATTATGAATTTTTTCGGGGTTTATTATGCTGCAAGGGGAAAAGCTACCATTGGAGTAGCGATAAAATCAGTTTTTGAAATGCCAGCTACGTATGCCGTCATTATTGCGCTTTTGTTAAAAAGTTTGCAATTAGAAATCCCAAGTAATCTTTTTCAGACCATCGATATTATCGCAGATGCAACCATTCCTACAGTAATGATCATCTTAGGGATGCAACTAGCTAATATTAAGTGGACGAAGTTTGAATGGGGGCATATATCATACGGAGTGATTGTTAGATTAATCCTTTCACCAGTCATTGCTTATCTGATTACACTGCTATTCCCGTTTGACCCGTTACTTGCAAAAGTACTTATTGTGTCTGCAGCAATGCCTTCTGCAGCGACAATTGTTATGTATGCCGTTCAATTCAATGCACAGCCAAGACTCGTATCCGCCATTACATTAATGACAACCCTTGTTAGTATTTTTACAATAACGATATTACTAGCTATTCTAGGCTAA
- a CDS encoding ArsR family transcriptional regulator, with protein sequence MKKILAITIAILSLSLFVGCSTDHGDDHSKSNEEDTEKQHEGHNSSEIKTEGLLHLNTKNVSRLNSHDALEISVMTSQMIWPATHEANQPGTIMLAPIENWQLALASLNLVHHPNDGPLLFTKNGEIPALILAEIERLQPKGNLNGTQIMVMGDLVEAELEKLSGYEMITITETEPAAFATEIDRLYGELTNNTPSSVIIGSMEDKGKLFSIPAGSWITHMDEPILYVTENEIPQATITALQKRNGNAAIYVVGPQSVISNEVVEQLAEYGTVTRIDGETPEQISIEFAKFRDHTTNFGWEVVGPGHGLVMVSTELPELAITAAPFAHLGKHAPMVWLAEGNFSEAMHNYLGELKPTFENEPTEGPYNHAYLIGGEDLVPFKVQGFIDEMLEIVPASGGGHGGHGSHNH encoded by the coding sequence ATGAAAAAAATACTAGCAATTACTATAGCAATATTGTCTCTTAGTTTATTTGTTGGTTGCTCTACTGATCATGGTGATGATCATAGTAAATCAAATGAAGAGGACACGGAAAAACAACATGAGGGGCACAACAGTTCAGAAATAAAGACTGAGGGCTTACTTCATCTAAACACGAAAAATGTTTCAAGATTAAATAGCCATGATGCCCTTGAAATATCTGTGATGACTTCGCAAATGATATGGCCAGCAACACATGAAGCCAATCAACCAGGCACAATTATGTTAGCGCCGATTGAAAACTGGCAACTTGCTCTAGCGAGTTTAAACTTAGTCCACCATCCAAATGATGGTCCACTGTTATTTACGAAGAATGGAGAAATCCCTGCATTAATTCTTGCAGAAATTGAAAGACTTCAACCAAAAGGGAATCTAAATGGAACTCAAATTATGGTGATGGGTGACTTAGTTGAAGCCGAACTTGAAAAACTAAGTGGTTATGAAATGATTACAATCACAGAAACTGAACCAGCAGCATTTGCTACTGAGATTGATCGTCTTTATGGAGAATTAACGAATAATACTCCAAGTAGTGTTATTATCGGATCAATGGAAGATAAAGGAAAGCTTTTCTCAATTCCGGCTGGAAGTTGGATTACCCATATGGATGAGCCTATCCTGTATGTAACTGAAAATGAAATTCCACAAGCTACAATTACTGCACTGCAAAAAAGAAATGGAAATGCAGCGATTTATGTAGTTGGACCACAAAGCGTGATTTCAAATGAAGTAGTAGAACAATTAGCTGAATACGGAACAGTTACTCGCATCGATGGAGAAACTCCTGAACAAATTTCTATTGAATTTGCTAAGTTTAGAGATCACACAACGAATTTTGGCTGGGAGGTAGTTGGTCCAGGTCATGGATTAGTGATGGTTAGCACAGAACTTCCAGAACTGGCAATCACAGCTGCGCCTTTTGCTCATTTAGGAAAACATGCACCAATGGTTTGGTTAGCTGAAGGAAACTTCTCAGAAGCGATGCATAACTATCTAGGAGAGTTAAAACCAACATTTGAAAACGAACCTACAGAAGGGCCTTACAACCACGCCTACTTAATTGGCGGCGAGGACTTAGTTCCTTTTAAAGTGCAAGGATTTATCGATGAAATGCTAGAAATAGTACCTGCAAGTGGCGGCGGTCATGGCGG